The Paraburkholderia acidisoli genome contains a region encoding:
- a CDS encoding TatD family hydrolase: MFVDSHCHINFEGLADRLPQVLENMREQAVTHALCVSVDLETLPAVLDIASRHENVYASVGVHPDHEDVREPSVAELIELAAHPKVVAIGETGLDYYRLGERTIADMEWQRERFRTHIRAAHATGKPLIIHTRASADDTLRIMEEERAGEPGGVMHCFTEAWPIAERALAQNFYISLSGIVTFKSATEVQDVARRVPIERLLIETDSPYLAPVPFRGKPNEPAYVSHVGRFIAQQRGLPDAELGAATSQNFFRLFKIPATA, translated from the coding sequence ATGTTTGTCGATTCGCATTGCCACATCAACTTCGAGGGCCTCGCCGACCGGCTGCCGCAGGTGCTCGAAAACATGCGCGAGCAGGCCGTCACGCACGCGCTGTGCGTTTCCGTCGACCTGGAAACGCTGCCGGCCGTGCTCGATATCGCGAGCCGTCACGAGAACGTCTACGCGTCCGTGGGCGTGCATCCCGACCATGAAGACGTGCGCGAGCCCAGCGTGGCCGAACTGATCGAACTGGCCGCGCATCCGAAAGTGGTGGCGATCGGCGAAACAGGGCTCGATTACTACCGGCTCGGCGAGCGCACCATCGCCGACATGGAGTGGCAGCGCGAGCGCTTTCGCACGCATATTCGCGCGGCGCACGCCACCGGCAAGCCGCTCATCATCCACACGCGCGCCTCCGCCGACGACACGCTGCGCATCATGGAAGAGGAGCGCGCGGGTGAGCCGGGCGGCGTGATGCACTGTTTCACCGAAGCGTGGCCGATCGCCGAACGCGCGCTCGCACAGAATTTTTACATTTCGCTGTCGGGTATCGTGACATTCAAGAGTGCGACCGAGGTGCAGGACGTCGCGCGCCGCGTGCCCATCGAGCGTTTGCTGATCGAAACCGACTCGCCTTACCTCGCTCCGGTGCCATTTCGAGGCAAACCCAATGAACCTGCGTACGTGAGCCATGTCGGAAGATTCATTGCACAGCAGCGTGGGCTGCCGGACGCCGAACTCGGCGCTGCGACTTCGCAGAATTTTTTCCGGCTCTTCAAGATTCCGGCCACGGCCTGA
- a CDS encoding DNA polymerase III subunit delta' produces MIYPWQTDDWQRLQQLRSHWPHALLLHGQAGIGKLQFAQHLAKGLLCESPQANGEPCGACAACNWFAQGNHPDYRIVVPEALAGEIGPAGGDDDAKAAKADKGEGEEGKKGRAPSKEIRIEQVRALLDFANVGSHRGGLRVVVLYPVEALNVAAANALLKTLEEPPASVVFLLVSARIDRLLPTIVSRCRQWPMGTPAPDAAAAWLAQQGVADAAALLAEAGGAPLAALALAHDENRTLRDWTLAQLASGPACDAFACGETLQKLPVPLVLGWLQRWAYDLLSQRTAGRPRYFPQAAAALARCANSVDAAALARYMKTVTRQRAVENHPLNARLVFEELFLGYRELFA; encoded by the coding sequence ATGATCTATCCCTGGCAAACCGACGACTGGCAACGGCTCCAGCAACTGCGCAGCCACTGGCCGCACGCGCTGCTGCTGCACGGCCAGGCGGGCATCGGCAAGCTCCAGTTCGCGCAGCATCTCGCCAAGGGGCTGCTGTGCGAGTCGCCGCAGGCGAACGGCGAGCCGTGCGGCGCCTGCGCGGCCTGCAACTGGTTCGCGCAGGGCAATCATCCCGATTACCGCATCGTGGTGCCCGAGGCGCTCGCGGGCGAGATCGGCCCGGCCGGCGGAGACGACGACGCCAAAGCCGCCAAAGCCGATAAAGGCGAGGGCGAGGAAGGCAAGAAGGGCCGCGCGCCGAGCAAGGAAATCCGCATCGAACAGGTGCGCGCGCTGCTCGACTTCGCCAATGTGGGCTCGCATCGCGGCGGCTTGCGCGTGGTCGTGCTGTATCCGGTCGAGGCGCTCAACGTGGCCGCCGCCAACGCGCTGCTGAAAACGCTGGAGGAGCCGCCTGCGAGCGTGGTGTTCCTGCTGGTCTCGGCGCGCATCGACCGTTTGCTGCCCACCATCGTCAGCCGCTGCCGCCAATGGCCGATGGGCACGCCCGCGCCGGATGCCGCCGCGGCATGGCTCGCGCAGCAAGGCGTGGCCGACGCCGCCGCATTGCTAGCCGAAGCGGGCGGCGCGCCGCTCGCGGCACTGGCGCTCGCGCACGACGAGAACCGCACGCTGCGCGACTGGACGCTCGCTCAACTCGCGTCCGGCCCGGCCTGCGACGCGTTCGCGTGCGGCGAGACCTTGCAGAAGCTGCCCGTGCCGCTCGTGCTCGGCTGGCTGCAACGCTGGGCCTACGACCTGCTTTCGCAGCGTACGGCGGGGCGGCCGCGCTATTTTCCGCAGGCCGCCGCGGCGCTGGCCCGCTGCGCGAACAGCGTCGATGCCGCGGCGCTGGCGCGCTACATGAAGACCGTCACGCGCCAGCGCGCCGTGGAAAACCATCCGCTGAATGCGCGCCTCGTGTTCGAGGAACTGTTTCTCGGCTATCGTGAATTGTTCGCCTGA
- a CDS encoding NRDE family protein yields MCLIVFDWRPRASAGTLFTLAANRDEFLRRTADPLHWWTGADAAGSAASGGSSADVLAGRDLVGGGTWLGMTRGGRFAALTNYRAPHETRADAPTRGTLVSRWLTGAPDIADTPFGYLEEVARTGDLYNGFNLVIGDWTRRELAWYCNRADLAPALLPEGTHGISNAVLDTPWPKLVRKRAELAQRVEGATPAQPVPLAQLVAMMRDPQIAPDRDLPATGISLERERALSAAFIETPEYGTRGTTALRVTVRDGALEVAAMELSDDDGTHRIVRPGDFVREATFSVEAR; encoded by the coding sequence ATGTGCCTGATCGTCTTCGACTGGCGTCCGCGCGCAAGCGCCGGCACGCTCTTCACGCTCGCCGCCAATCGCGACGAATTCCTGCGCCGCACCGCCGACCCGCTGCACTGGTGGACCGGCGCCGACGCGGCCGGATCCGCCGCCTCGGGCGGCTCGTCGGCGGACGTGCTCGCGGGCCGCGATCTCGTGGGCGGCGGCACGTGGCTCGGCATGACGCGCGGCGGCCGCTTCGCCGCCCTCACCAACTATCGCGCGCCGCACGAAACGCGCGCCGACGCGCCCACGCGCGGCACGCTGGTCTCGCGCTGGCTCACGGGTGCGCCCGACATCGCAGATACCCCATTCGGCTATCTCGAAGAAGTCGCGCGCACGGGCGATCTCTATAACGGCTTCAATCTCGTGATCGGCGACTGGACGCGGCGCGAACTCGCCTGGTACTGTAATCGCGCCGATCTGGCGCCCGCCCTGCTGCCCGAAGGCACGCACGGCATTTCGAACGCCGTGCTCGACACGCCGTGGCCCAAGCTCGTGCGCAAGCGCGCGGAACTGGCGCAACGGGTGGAAGGCGCCACGCCGGCTCAGCCCGTGCCGCTCGCGCAACTCGTGGCAATGATGCGCGATCCGCAGATCGCCCCCGACCGCGACTTGCCCGCCACGGGCATTTCGCTCGAACGCGAGCGCGCGCTCTCGGCGGCCTTCATCGAAACGCCCGAATACGGCACGCGCGGCACGACGGCGCTGCGCGTGACGGTGCGCGATGGCGCGCTGGAAGTGGCAGCGATGGAACTCAGCGACGACGACGGCACGCACCGCATCGTCCGGCCCGGCGACTTCGTGCGCGAGGCAACGTTCAGCGTCGAAGCGCGTTAA
- a CDS encoding glycosyltransferase family 4 protein: MRIAQIAPLTESVPPKLYGGTERAVSYITEALVDLGHDVTLFASGDSVTRAKLEPVWPRALRLDPSIRDRIAPHMLLMEMVRRQAEQFDVLHFHMDYYSFSVFKRQDTPFVTTLHGRLDLPEQQPVFDTFNTAPVISISNAQRQPMPQARWLRTVYHGLPEDLYTPQPVEQRYLAFLGRISPEKRVDTAIRIAGRCGLPIRIAAKVDEADREYFEREIRPLLDLPHVEFVGEINDNQKAEFLSGAHALLFPIDWPEPFGLVMIEAMACGTPVVAFNRGAVPEVVDDGVSGYIVEDEIGAVAAVNRIARMSRAGVRRRFEERFTSHRMAQEYVQAYQAVIRANKRSRFKVIDTSTS; this comes from the coding sequence ATGAGAATTGCGCAGATCGCCCCGCTGACCGAATCGGTACCGCCCAAACTCTATGGCGGCACGGAACGCGCCGTGTCGTACATCACCGAAGCGCTGGTCGATCTCGGGCACGACGTCACGCTGTTCGCCAGCGGCGATTCGGTCACGCGCGCCAAACTCGAACCCGTGTGGCCGCGTGCGCTGCGTCTCGATCCGAGCATTCGCGACCGTATCGCGCCGCACATGCTGCTCATGGAGATGGTGCGCCGCCAGGCCGAGCAGTTCGACGTGTTGCATTTTCATATGGACTACTACTCGTTCTCGGTGTTCAAGCGCCAGGACACGCCGTTCGTGACGACGCTGCACGGCCGTCTCGATCTGCCCGAGCAGCAGCCCGTGTTCGACACGTTCAACACCGCGCCCGTGATCTCGATCTCGAACGCCCAGCGTCAGCCCATGCCGCAAGCGCGCTGGCTGCGCACGGTCTATCACGGCCTGCCCGAGGACCTCTACACGCCGCAGCCCGTCGAGCAGCGTTATCTGGCGTTTCTCGGCCGCATCTCGCCCGAAAAACGCGTGGATACCGCCATTCGCATTGCCGGGCGTTGCGGGCTGCCGATTCGCATCGCCGCGAAGGTCGACGAGGCCGACCGCGAGTATTTCGAACGCGAGATCCGGCCGCTGCTGGACTTGCCGCACGTGGAGTTCGTGGGCGAGATCAACGACAACCAGAAGGCGGAATTCCTCTCGGGCGCGCATGCGCTGCTGTTCCCGATCGACTGGCCGGAGCCGTTCGGTCTCGTGATGATCGAGGCAATGGCGTGCGGCACGCCGGTGGTCGCGTTCAACCGCGGCGCGGTGCCGGAAGTCGTGGACGACGGCGTTTCGGGTTACATCGTCGAGGACGAGATCGGCGCGGTGGCGGCCGTCAATCGCATCGCCCGCATGTCGCGCGCGGGCGTGCGCCGCCGCTTCGAAGAGCGCTTCACGTCGCACCGCATGGCGCAGGAATATGTGCAGGCGTATCAGGCCGTGATTCGTGCGAACAAGCGTTCGCGCTTCAAGGTGATCGACACGTCCACGAGTTGA
- the tmk gene encoding dTMP kinase: MARGRFITFEGIDGAGKTTHLAWFRDQLAHKLAPTGRRVVMTREPGGTPLGEAVRDIVLHQSMDLETEALLMFAARREHLAQVIEPALARGDWVLSDRFTDATFAYQGGGRGLPRDKLETLERWVQGGFQPDLTVLFDLPPDTASERRGAAREPDRFESETDAFFTRTRAEYLRRAEEAPYRFAIVDSSQGIDAIRQRLEHVVAEL, translated from the coding sequence ATGGCGCGGGGCCGATTCATCACGTTCGAAGGCATCGACGGCGCGGGCAAGACCACCCATCTCGCCTGGTTTCGCGACCAGCTCGCGCACAAGCTCGCGCCCACGGGCCGCCGCGTCGTCATGACGCGCGAGCCGGGCGGCACGCCGCTCGGCGAGGCCGTGCGCGACATCGTGCTCCATCAGTCGATGGATCTCGAAACCGAGGCGCTGCTGATGTTCGCGGCGCGCCGCGAGCATCTCGCCCAGGTGATCGAGCCGGCGCTCGCGCGCGGCGACTGGGTGCTCTCCGACCGCTTCACCGACGCGACCTTCGCGTATCAGGGCGGCGGCCGCGGGCTGCCGCGCGACAAGCTCGAAACGCTGGAGCGCTGGGTGCAGGGCGGCTTTCAGCCCGACCTCACGGTGCTGTTCGATCTGCCGCCCGACACCGCGAGCGAGCGACGCGGCGCGGCGCGCGAACCCGACCGCTTCGAGAGCGAAACCGACGCGTTTTTCACGCGCACGCGCGCCGAATACCTGCGCCGCGCTGAGGAAGCGCCGTACCGGTTTGCGATCGTCGATTCGTCGCAAGGTATCGACGCCATTCGTCAGCGCCTCGAACACGTGGTCGCCGAACTTTAA
- a CDS encoding ankyrin repeat domain-containing protein: MNSKMLVSTARSARRTAAALLLGVAATVVGAGVAHAAPIDSLVKSVKFDDDKGVEKALANGMDPNATDDQGMPLLVLAAREKSDKVGAVLLDNPKTTISAEDRAGENALMLASLNGDVDFVKLLITKGAEVNKKGWTPLHYAAANGNDDVAKLLVGYSADVNAPSPNGTTPLMMAARGDHLTTIDFLLQHGATLGAKNQIGMTALDFARQYKAPDAIKDLTARFTQAGLPTANMAPPQNSAK; the protein is encoded by the coding sequence ATGAACTCTAAAATGCTGGTTTCCACCGCTCGCTCCGCTCGCCGTACCGCCGCCGCGCTCCTGCTCGGCGTGGCTGCCACCGTGGTGGGCGCGGGCGTCGCGCACGCCGCGCCGATCGATTCGCTCGTCAAAAGCGTGAAATTCGACGACGACAAGGGCGTCGAAAAGGCGCTGGCCAACGGCATGGACCCGAACGCCACCGACGACCAGGGCATGCCGCTGCTCGTGCTCGCCGCGCGCGAAAAGTCGGACAAGGTCGGCGCCGTGCTGCTCGACAATCCGAAAACCACCATTAGCGCCGAAGACCGCGCGGGCGAAAATGCGCTCATGCTGGCCTCGCTCAACGGCGACGTCGACTTCGTGAAGCTGCTCATCACGAAGGGCGCCGAAGTCAACAAGAAGGGCTGGACGCCGCTGCACTACGCGGCCGCGAACGGCAACGACGACGTCGCCAAGCTGCTGGTCGGGTATTCGGCCGACGTCAACGCGCCGTCGCCGAACGGCACCACGCCGCTGATGATGGCCGCACGCGGCGACCATCTCACGACGATCGACTTTCTGCTCCAGCACGGCGCCACGCTCGGCGCGAAGAACCAGATCGGCATGACGGCGCTCGATTTCGCGCGCCAGTACAAGGCGCCGGACGCGATCAAGGATCTCACGGCGCGCTTCACGCAGGCGGGTTTGCCCACGGCCAATATGGCGCCGCCGCAAAACAGTGCAAAATAA
- the otsA gene encoding alpha,alpha-trehalose-phosphate synthase (UDP-forming): MGRLIVVSNRVATPTETKGSAGGLAVGVFGALKDAGGVWFGWSGDVVSETVANAGPQLVEEDPVTFATVGLTRKDYDQYYRGFSNATLWPVFHYRNDLARYERDEYAGYRRVNAWLAHKLKKLIEPDDNIWIHDYHLIPFAEALRSEGVKNRIGFFLHIPFPSPQVLQTIPPHEELVRSLCCYDLLGFQTRNDQQAFHDYIAREAHGKVVESGENKEHGEIEAYGRKLRTGVYRIGVFPDEIAEQAARYESRQHVLDLKQSLEGRKLIMSVDRLDYSKGLVERFHAFEQLLEQAPDWRGNVTLVQIAPPTRSDVASYKAIREELEREAGRINGRFSGLDYTPIRYLSQQYDRWKLMSLFRESQIGFVTPLHDGMNLVAKEYVAAQNPNDPGVLVLSIFAGAAAELSGALFVNPHDSAGMAEALQTALGMPLDERKARYHTNMEALRRNDLGVWRDTFLSDLASVPQPT, translated from the coding sequence ATGGGCAGATTGATAGTCGTCTCGAATCGCGTGGCCACGCCGACCGAAACCAAGGGTTCGGCGGGCGGTCTGGCGGTTGGCGTGTTTGGCGCACTGAAGGACGCGGGCGGCGTGTGGTTCGGCTGGAGCGGTGACGTGGTGAGCGAAACGGTGGCGAATGCCGGGCCGCAACTCGTCGAGGAAGACCCGGTTACGTTCGCGACGGTCGGCCTCACGCGCAAGGACTACGACCAGTACTACCGCGGTTTTTCCAACGCCACGCTGTGGCCCGTCTTTCACTATCGCAACGACCTCGCGCGCTACGAGCGCGACGAGTACGCCGGTTACCGGCGCGTGAACGCGTGGCTCGCGCACAAGCTCAAGAAACTCATCGAGCCCGACGACAACATCTGGATTCACGACTATCACCTGATTCCGTTCGCCGAGGCGCTGCGCTCCGAGGGCGTGAAGAACCGCATTGGCTTCTTCCTGCACATTCCGTTTCCGTCGCCGCAGGTGTTGCAGACCATTCCGCCGCACGAGGAACTCGTGCGCTCGCTGTGCTGCTACGACCTGCTCGGTTTCCAGACGCGCAACGACCAGCAGGCGTTTCACGACTACATCGCGCGCGAGGCCCACGGCAAGGTCGTGGAGAGCGGCGAGAACAAGGAGCACGGCGAGATCGAGGCCTACGGGCGCAAGCTGCGCACGGGCGTGTACCGCATCGGCGTGTTCCCCGACGAGATCGCCGAGCAGGCCGCGCGCTACGAAAGCCGCCAGCATGTGCTCGACCTCAAGCAAAGCCTGGAAGGCCGCAAGCTCATCATGAGCGTGGACCGGCTCGATTACTCGAAGGGGCTCGTCGAACGCTTCCACGCCTTCGAACAACTGCTCGAGCAGGCGCCCGATTGGCGCGGCAACGTCACGCTCGTGCAGATCGCGCCGCCCACGCGCTCGGACGTGGCGAGCTACAAGGCGATCCGCGAGGAACTGGAGCGGGAGGCGGGGCGCATCAACGGCCGTTTTTCGGGCCTCGACTACACGCCCATCCGCTATCTGAGCCAGCAATACGACCGCTGGAAGCTGATGTCGCTGTTTCGCGAATCGCAGATCGGCTTCGTCACGCCGCTGCACGACGGCATGAATCTCGTCGCAAAGGAATACGTGGCCGCGCAGAATCCGAACGATCCGGGCGTGCTCGTGCTGTCGATTTTCGCGGGCGCGGCGGCCGAGTTGTCGGGCGCGCTGTTCGTGAATCCGCACGATTCGGCGGGCATGGCCGAGGCGCTGCAAACGGCTCTCGGCATGCCGCTCGACGAACGCAAGGCGCGCTATCACACGAACATGGAAGCGCTGCGGCGCAACGATCTGGGCGTGTGGCGCGACACCTTCCTGAGCGATCTCGCCTCGGTGCCGCAGCCGACCTGA
- the ygfZ gene encoding CAF17-like 4Fe-4S cluster assembly/insertion protein YgfZ, with protein MNSPHDLTSQNASSTTPLAADFDAVLNGGAYAILPQFGVIDANGDDAASFLHSQLTNDVQHLDVAGARLAGYCSPKGRLLASFLTWKTGDTIRLLIAKDVQPAVQKRLSMFVLRAKAKLTDDSDKLLVVGLAGDVRGALAAEFDALPDGVHVKVDDPAGTLIRVPDAAERVRYLWVGPKEAVEARLAKLDGALKRVSPAVWDWLDIRAGEPRITQPVSEQFVPQMVNYDVLGGVNFRKGCYPGQEIVARSQYRGTIKRRTALASVAAGLDLARAGAELFHSDDPGQPCGMVVNAAAAPDGGVDLLAEIKLAALENGSVHLGAADGPALRVLPLPYALPTEV; from the coding sequence ATGAACTCCCCGCACGACCTCACCTCCCAGAACGCTTCCTCCACCACGCCCCTGGCCGCCGACTTCGACGCGGTGCTCAACGGCGGTGCCTACGCGATCCTGCCGCAGTTCGGCGTGATCGACGCCAACGGCGACGACGCCGCGAGCTTCCTGCATAGCCAGCTCACCAACGACGTCCAGCATCTCGACGTGGCCGGTGCGCGTCTGGCCGGGTATTGCTCGCCGAAGGGCCGCCTGCTCGCCTCGTTCCTCACGTGGAAGACCGGCGACACCATCCGCCTGCTGATCGCGAAGGACGTGCAGCCCGCCGTGCAAAAGCGTCTGTCGATGTTCGTGCTGCGCGCCAAGGCGAAGCTCACCGACGACAGCGACAAGCTGCTCGTCGTGGGCCTCGCGGGCGACGTGCGCGGCGCACTGGCCGCCGAATTCGACGCCCTGCCCGACGGTGTCCACGTCAAGGTCGACGACCCGGCCGGCACGCTGATCCGCGTGCCCGACGCGGCGGAGCGCGTGCGCTACCTGTGGGTCGGCCCGAAGGAGGCGGTCGAGGCGCGCCTCGCGAAACTCGACGGCGCGCTTAAGCGCGTCTCGCCGGCCGTGTGGGACTGGCTCGACATTCGCGCGGGCGAACCGCGCATCACGCAGCCGGTGAGCGAGCAATTCGTCCCGCAGATGGTGAACTACGACGTGCTCGGCGGCGTGAATTTCCGCAAGGGCTGCTATCCGGGTCAGGAGATCGTCGCGCGCAGCCAGTACCGCGGCACCATCAAGCGCCGCACCGCGCTCGCGAGCGTCGCGGCCGGGCTCGACCTCGCGCGCGCGGGCGCCGAGCTGTTCCACTCCGACGATCCGGGCCAGCCGTGCGGCATGGTCGTGAACGCGGCGGCCGCGCCCGATGGCGGCGTCGACCTGCTCGCCGAAATCAAGCTCGCGGCGCTCGAAAACGGCAGCGTGCATCTGGGCGCCGCCGACGGCCCCGCGCTGCGCGTGCTGCCGCTGCCCTACGCGCTGCCCACCGAAGTCTGA
- a CDS encoding Rap1a/Tai family immunity protein — protein sequence MLRVLICAGAMALPLSAFAFTASDLNRLCTKTDVASRSACAAYIEGAADGIFNTIDAIGGTTGPRVGQYFCLPADARSAQLTDAVRKYIADNPNVAGYNASTAISLGLGKAFPCKTGS from the coding sequence ATGCTGCGGGTTCTGATCTGTGCGGGCGCCATGGCGCTGCCGCTTTCGGCCTTCGCCTTCACGGCGAGCGACCTCAACCGGCTCTGCACGAAAACCGACGTCGCGTCGCGCAGCGCGTGCGCGGCCTATATCGAAGGCGCCGCCGACGGCATCTTCAACACCATCGACGCGATCGGCGGCACGACCGGCCCGCGCGTCGGCCAGTACTTCTGCCTGCCGGCCGATGCGCGCTCGGCGCAACTCACCGACGCGGTGCGCAAGTACATCGCCGACAACCCGAACGTGGCCGGCTACAACGCGAGCACGGCCATCTCGCTCGGGCTCGGCAAGGCGTTCCCCTGCAAGACCGGCAGTTGA
- the mltG gene encoding endolytic transglycosylase MltG, with translation MSLLKKCLAAGAALVVLGAAAAGGVWHWATTPLTLAAPQLDVTIKPHSTVRSATAQLRRGGVPVQPQLFVLITRALGLQSQLKSGNYEFKTGVTPYDVLQKMALGDVNESVATIIEGWTFKHMRAELDANPALRHDTAGMTDAQLLAAIGAPPAPYGNGEGLFFPDTYLFDKGSSDLDVYRRAYKLMQTRLDEAWTARAPGLPLKSPYEALTLASLVEKETGRAGDRALVAAVFSNRLKVGMPLQTDPAVIYGLGGNYMGHLHKRDLQSDTLYNTYLRLGLPPTPIALPGVAALQAALNPASTAALYFVARGDGSSVFSDNLVDHNKAVDKYIRGN, from the coding sequence ATGTCCCTTCTGAAGAAATGCCTTGCCGCCGGCGCCGCGCTCGTCGTGCTTGGCGCCGCCGCCGCGGGCGGTGTCTGGCACTGGGCCACCACGCCGCTCACGCTCGCCGCTCCCCAGCTCGACGTCACCATCAAGCCCCACAGCACGGTGCGCAGCGCCACGGCGCAATTGCGGCGCGGCGGCGTGCCGGTCCAGCCGCAGCTTTTTGTGCTCATCACGCGCGCGCTCGGGCTGCAAAGTCAGCTCAAATCGGGCAACTACGAATTCAAGACGGGCGTGACGCCTTACGACGTGCTGCAAAAAATGGCGCTCGGCGACGTCAACGAGTCGGTGGCGACCATTATCGAAGGCTGGACCTTCAAGCACATGCGCGCGGAACTCGACGCGAATCCCGCGCTGCGCCACGACACGGCCGGCATGACCGACGCGCAGCTGCTCGCGGCGATCGGCGCGCCGCCCGCGCCCTACGGTAACGGCGAAGGGCTGTTTTTCCCCGATACCTATTTGTTCGACAAGGGTTCGAGCGATCTCGACGTGTACCGCCGCGCCTACAAGCTGATGCAGACGCGGCTCGACGAGGCGTGGACCGCGCGCGCGCCGGGGCTGCCGCTCAAGTCGCCATACGAGGCGCTCACGCTGGCCTCGCTGGTGGAAAAGGAAACGGGCCGCGCGGGAGATCGCGCGCTGGTCGCCGCCGTCTTTTCCAACCGGCTCAAAGTGGGCATGCCGCTGCAAACCGATCCGGCCGTGATCTACGGTCTGGGCGGCAATTACATGGGCCATCTGCACAAGCGCGATTTGCAGTCGGACACTCTTTACAATACCTACCTGCGCCTCGGCTTGCCGCCCACGCCCATCGCGTTGCCCGGCGTGGCGGCGCTTCAGGCGGCGCTCAATCCGGCTTCTACCGCGGCGCTGTACTTCGTGGCGCGCGGCGACGGCAGCAGCGTGTTTTCTGACAATCTCGTCGACCACAACAAGGCCGTCGACAAGTACATCCGGGGTAACTAA
- a CDS encoding AAA family ATPase, translating to MLTTLAIANYRSLRELIVPLGALNVVTGPNGSGKSNLYRALRLLALTARGGVIPSLAREGGLPSTLWAGPERFSRAVLAGEQPVQGTVRKDAVSLRLGFAGDTFGYAIDLGLPPPSTTSQFTLDPVIKRECIWSGPVLRPSALLVDRQGPAIRVRDPEGEWNTLAQPVASFDSMMTEYADPRGAPEMIAVREQIRSWRFYDHFRTDQHASARQVQIGTHSPVLADDGANLAAALQTIREIGDAEALDHAIGDAFPGARVEIVNHEGRFEVALRQEGLLRPLRGAELSDGTLRYLLLAAALLSPRPPGLMVLDEPETSLHPDLLPSLARLIARASAQSQVVVVSHAARLVAALEREASSQSIVLERRLGATGFADPDAIDSPAWKWPSR from the coding sequence ATGCTAACCACGCTCGCCATTGCCAACTACCGCTCGCTGCGCGAACTCATCGTGCCGCTCGGCGCGCTGAACGTCGTCACGGGGCCGAACGGCAGCGGCAAATCGAATCTCTATCGCGCATTGCGCCTGCTCGCGCTCACCGCGCGCGGCGGCGTGATTCCGTCGCTGGCGCGCGAGGGCGGCCTGCCATCGACGCTCTGGGCCGGTCCGGAACGCTTTTCGCGCGCCGTGCTCGCGGGCGAGCAGCCCGTGCAGGGCACGGTGCGCAAGGACGCGGTGAGCCTGCGTCTCGGCTTCGCGGGCGACACGTTCGGTTATGCCATCGATCTGGGCTTGCCGCCGCCTTCGACCACCTCGCAGTTCACGCTCGATCCCGTCATCAAGCGCGAGTGCATCTGGAGCGGCCCTGTGCTGAGACCTTCAGCGCTGCTGGTGGACCGCCAGGGACCGGCGATCCGGGTGCGCGACCCGGAAGGCGAGTGGAATACGCTCGCGCAGCCCGTGGCCAGCTTCGACAGCATGATGACCGAGTATGCCGACCCGCGCGGCGCGCCCGAGATGATCGCGGTGCGCGAGCAGATCCGCTCGTGGCGTTTTTACGATCATTTCCGCACCGACCAGCACGCGAGCGCGCGCCAGGTGCAGATCGGCACGCATTCGCCCGTGCTCGCCGACGACGGCGCGAATCTCGCCGCCGCGTTGCAGACGATCCGCGAGATCGGCGACGCCGAGGCGCTCGATCATGCGATCGGCGACGCCTTTCCGGGCGCGCGCGTCGAAATCGTCAATCACGAAGGGCGCTTCGAAGTGGCCCTGCGCCAGGAGGGGCTGCTGCGGCCGTTGCGCGGCGCGGAGTTGTCGGACGGCACATTGCGTTATCTGCTGCTCGCGGCGGCGCTGTTGAGCCCGCGGCCGCCCGGTCTGATGGTGCTCGACGAACCCGAGACCAGCCTGCATCCGGACCTGCTGCCGTCGCTGGCGCGGCTGATCGCGCGGGCTTCGGCGCAATCGCAGGTGGTGGTGGTTTCGCACGCGGCGCGGCTGGTCGCGGCGCTGGAGCGCGAGGCGTCGAGTCAGTCGATCGTGCTCGAACGGCGGCTGGGCGCGACCGGTTTCGCCGACCCCGATGCGATCGACAGCCCCGCCTGGAAGTGGCCGTCAAGATAG